In a genomic window of Aggregatimonas sangjinii:
- a CDS encoding SDR family oxidoreductase encodes MQSKVVLITGGSSGIGKSIGTYLKSKGHIVYGTTRSKAKYPDFDDFALLELDVRNAETIAAAVAELIALEGRVDVLVNNAGVGITGPIEETPHEEIANAFAINFHGPLLVAKSVLPQMRKQRSGLIINITSIAGFMGLPYRGIYSASKSALEIVTEAMRMEVKDFGVKITNLAPGDFATNIAAGRFHVTADKESPYYEKYNSTLENINESVAHGENPVQVALAVEKIISSKSPKVSYKVGATSQRLSILLKKMLPQKVFEKLLLKHYKL; translated from the coding sequence ATGCAAAGTAAGGTGGTTCTCATAACGGGTGGCTCTTCCGGAATCGGAAAATCAATAGGCACCTATCTAAAATCAAAAGGACATATCGTTTATGGTACGACCCGAAGTAAGGCCAAGTATCCGGATTTCGACGACTTTGCTCTGCTCGAGCTAGATGTTCGAAATGCGGAAACCATAGCTGCAGCGGTTGCTGAGTTGATTGCCTTGGAGGGTAGGGTAGACGTACTTGTAAATAATGCAGGTGTCGGGATAACGGGACCTATAGAGGAAACGCCCCATGAAGAGATTGCAAACGCCTTTGCCATTAATTTTCACGGTCCGTTGTTGGTAGCGAAGTCGGTTTTGCCCCAAATGCGGAAACAGCGGAGCGGACTCATTATAAATATCACTTCAATAGCAGGTTTTATGGGGTTGCCGTATCGCGGTATTTATTCTGCTTCAAAGAGCGCCTTGGAAATCGTTACGGAGGCCATGCGAATGGAAGTCAAGGACTTTGGCGTAAAAATCACCAATCTCGCTCCTGGTGATTTTGCCACGAATATTGCCGCAGGACGATTTCATGTAACAGCCGATAAGGAATCACCGTATTACGAAAAGTACAATAGCACCTTAGAAAATATTAACGAGAGTGTTGCTCATGGCGAAAATCCTGTTCAAGTTGCCTTGGCCGTTGAAAAAATCATCTCTTCGAAAAGCCCGAAAGTAAGCTACAAGGTAGGCGCTACCTCGCAAAGACTCTCGATTTTGCTCAAGAAGATGCTCCC